tatgtgGATCTACTAAACAACTTGAAAGTTATGACCTTTATCCACAACCACAACAATTACATTTCTTATGAAACATGATTAGAACTTCATAGCCATTATCACAGGGGAAGTAAGTAATACAACGCGTAGTAACTAGTAAATCGGAGTTCATTCTTAATGCAGTGGAATCTCCAATTGAATTTCCAATTCGTTTTATAACAACTTCATAGCCTCTTATCACAGGGAAGTAAGTAAACAGTATAGTAACAAGTAAATTGGAGTTCATTCTATATGCAATGGAATCGACAATCGTATTTCACCAGTATAAATCCGTGGAAGAGAACAGTTAGTTATGTATAAATCGAGAGAGAGATGGCGGTAGATAGAAAAAGGGGAACTTACGAGTGGATTTCACCGGAGAAGGAGATCGGAAGGAGGAGGTCCGTGGCGGACGGAAACTGGCGGTCAACTTTGCCGACGTGACGAAACTCCGGCGGgaaaaaatgggaaataaaatcCCGATGGCGActtttaattagaaaaacaCCCTTTTTGAATGTTCATGAACAAAAACAAGATAGAGTAAAGTATAATCaacctaattattttttctttttcgatgattttaatttgacatggattttttttaaaaataatgcaCATACCTTAGTTCCATcttgtaaaacaaaaaaattattttcgaaAGACTACCTACTTAAGTGAAGCAAATCAAAATAGTAAtagaaagaggaaaaaacatataataaagaaaaatatgacaaCTAAAAGAAAATCAGTATGGAGCATATATGCATGAAATCGTCACATCAACAATAAAGTGCGATCAtgtaaatataataaacaacaaATGATAACAGATACTAAAAGTcaaaaactacataaatatgTTAATAATATGACAGACACAGTGCACTAGACTACCACCAAAGTCATAGACCACATAAAAAGATTGATACTAAGACAATCGACTATCTATTAACCTTCTACCTTTACTTGCGACCTTCACACCCTCATATCTAAGATCATATATTCGATAAATTGAAGATGTGTTATATTATAAAGATCTtgaactaaaaatatataaaatatacttttaattttatgatcttaaatatgtcatttaaaataaaataaaatttataagttGTTATATGCCACAGGGTTTGATTTATACAAGTTGAAATTGTAAGATTTTTAGAAGGGAAGGTTATATATTTGGTGGgcaatcaaaaaaataatcacatTCACTagttatatatacaaatttatgcattattatgtataaaatatgcaattaattttaatgtaaaaaataaataaattttgtcggctgttattttggtgatccattatataaaataatcatcTCTTTTAGAAATATCTCTTATCTTGtgataaaaacatattgaatttttttaaattattttgatttctccaAAATGGAATCCTACCGGCTACCATACTGACAAAAAAAAAGCAACCAAACTTGAATTAGGTCCTAATTAAATATGTTAATGAATAATGTTCTATTTTATTTAGGCCATGCTAAAATCACTAGCCCACCTTCTTAAACTATTGCTAAAATAATGTatgttaatttgtttttatgtaAAAATGTGTATCTATAACACAAGTATTCATATTGATTTACTCATTTGGTGAATGTTTAATCCGAAAGTAATTGAACGTGAAATAACAAGtactatgtataattaataattattaacaTAAAGAAACCATTATCTATCATTGCAATATGATAATATAAAACGTTTTACGTTTTATTTTACGTTTATAATACAATTAAGCATTTTCTCATAAAagttttgaattataatttagGAATAGATTCATTTTTATGGGAAACAtgttactaattttttttaattatgttttgaaTATCACATAAGAATTTCCTTTACTAATTGTTGTTAATACATAATTTTGCCAGCTTTTAAAAGAGAGATCTTGTAGATCTTTAcgtatttgtttttaatttatttttagatataaaagatatttatttatacacacaaaaaatttataatttttttttcttttattcaatatATAAGTAATCATAACAAATCTTTTACTCCAAAATAATGGTGTAATTTAAtaactttcaaatatataattttttttaatatctaaaaataattatttcttaattttaatttatataattaaaattagatttataaattcaaaagttAATTGAAAGTTTGATTTCGAAGCAGGATCTAACCCGAATCAAGAGTGACCAAGAGAATCAGATCCCAAGTAAGGGTCGAGAGTCGGATCTCAAGGTCAAAAGTCTAAGTCAGGATCAAGAGTCGAGTCCTAAATCAAAAATCTTGGGTGCAAATTGGGTCGTGAGTTTTTTAAGAAACCACAACCACAAGCAGtgggataaaattttaaaagcagGTTTTTCCGTTTTGGGTAATTGTTAATGGCGTCTTCTCCTCAGTCCGTCTTCAATGTGTTCGTCTATGGCAGCTTATTAGCTGACGACATTGTTCGTGCTCTTCTCAAACGCATCCCTCCTTCTAATCCTGCTATCCTCCACAACTAGTAAGTTTTTTATTCTAATTAAAATCATCAATGGTTCCATTTGTACGTAGAAAATGAGGGTAAATTCGTTTTTTCTTTAATGGGTATTGAGAATTGGCACAATTTTTTAAGCAGACAAATTGGAAATCTAATGGGTATTGGGAAGTTGTGGTTCTAGTTTCGAATTGGTTGTTACATATTGTACTGTGTTGtgttgatgaatagagtgtttgaATATGTTGTATCGTTTTCCATTATTACATAACGCCACACATGAAGCAATTTGAAGGACAAACTACAGGGTAGAAGTGTTATAAAAAGATAGTGTAAAGGATAAAGTAGGGTTATTAGATACTATtcaaagataaaatgagaagaagaaaatttcaaagataaaatgagaagaagaaaataaggtaGCCACACAATCACACCAAATTGGTTCTTACGGAAAATGGGATTTTAAAGATGGATTTAACGATATGATATGAAGtaataatcaaaacaaacaCTGTTCTTTAAACTAGCTAtgcaatacaatacaataggtAACAACAAGCGAAACAAGttaaagatttgaaatttatgggtTTTGGACCACAATTTGTTTTTGCTCACTACATTTTCATTATATCAAGTGAATTCCTTAACATAACTACAATGTTTAAGCCAAAGCTACGAGGTTCTATCAAATCTATTGTAGCTCTGCCATTGGACTACTTGAATTTGAGTCTTGTGAATTTGAAACTGGTTATATGAAATTTCATGCAACTGATTCTGCTCGTGTTTAGTTTTTCTATGAGATTGAGCTACCTTCAGCATTGTTTTCATATTGCTTGGAAATGACTAATGAGACCTAATAGTGACAATGACTAAGCTAGTCGAGCTCAACTGTTTGAATCCTAAATCTTCATCTAGCTCCATTTGGGGCTGTTTAATTTAGTTCTGtataagttataattttaaGTCAAATCAAGAGTTCTCAGACACTGGAGCTCTCTATGTTTTCTATTGACATATAAAACACTAAACAAAAGGATAAGACTCATAATAATAAAGATtcttgtgcgcacccaaagaAGGTTAGCGGCTGGGgtttccttgtcataaaaaaaaaaaaataataataaagattcCTGACAAATACTGGATCTTATGTGTACCAAAATGACTACATGGGAGCTTTAGGAGATGTTTGGTAATGGATTTGCTTTAATTTTGGTTGTATACATTCTCAAGTTGTGTTTTTACCTGTTACCTAAATGCTCGGTGATGGGATTTCTTTTCCTGTTTTGCGTGTGTGCAATGCCAAGTTGTGTTTAGTTGTTGTGTGCATTGTTTCCCCAAGTGATAGAGGGATATATTTTTCTAGCGGTAACCGCTGATTCTGTTATTTTGGTGCAGTCATAGGTTTAGCATCAAAGGGCGTGTTTATCCTGCCATTCTAccagttgagaacaaaagagttaatgggaaggtttgttaaacttttaaatattttcttttgttgtagAGTTTCCTTTTTACGTTTTTGGTGTATTTATCTTTCTTTGTAGAGCATTGACAGGAAGGTCTTTTGAAGCGTCCTACTTTGTTATTGTAGAGCATTTACAAGCATCATGGCTGCAAACATCAATTCTAAACTTTTTCGTTTAATCATTTTTGTCCATACGTGTGATGATAACCTAATCAACAAGCATTACATGCTTAACCATTGAGCCCTTGCTCTTAGTAAGTCATAAGATAGCTTATATGTACTCTAGCTTGATGATTTCAATGGTGAATGGAAGGATGGAATGAGGTCCAGGCACATTGCATATACTTATAATTAACTACAAGAAGTGAGAACAAATTACTGATACAGTTCTTTGTCATTGTCATTGAGACCTTCTGAAAATTTTGGATCTATCCCTCCTGCAGATCTTCTAAATACGCTTGTTCTAACAAAATTGCAGGTTCTTTTGGATATCACTGTTCCTGAATTGAATATCCTGGATGCATTTGAGGACGTTGAGTATGAAAGGACGACTGTTGATGTTTCCCTGATGGTATTGATTCACTGAAGTTCTTAAAAAATGTGGCATTTATGAGTATTCTTTTTTATGGCTCAACTCTCAAGCACGATATGGAGCATGAGTCGATCTTTTTGATAGTTCAAATGTTCCTATTTATTGGATCTACTGAACTATTCGTGGGAGATAATTACTTCTGTGGACTTATTGAGGCAAATGATAAATTACTAAAAAAGATACCACGTAGTGAATTCTGTTCTTGCTAGAGTACTTGCATTTACGCCCACGTGTCCTATATAATgcttttctatttaatttttgagcTTTTATACCATTGTTTCCTCataggtttagagtttagtttTAGATTGACAAAATGAAAATTCTAGTTCATTGTAGATTAGGGGTTTCAGGGCAGGTTTGTAATGAATTAATGATGACCATGAAGGACTATAACTTTCGTGGAAAACCCTCGTATTTCAAATATTCTAATGTTAGTGCATCATCAATTTATGTTTTGCTTCCCCCCCACCTTTACTAAAATCTACAGTGA
The Solanum stenotomum isolate F172 unplaced genomic scaffold, ASM1918654v1 scaffold27263, whole genome shotgun sequence DNA segment above includes these coding regions:
- the LOC125851571 gene encoding AIG2-like protein D, which encodes MASSPQSVFNVFVYGSLLADDIVRALLKRIPPSNPAILHNYHRFSIKGRVYPAILPVENKRVNGKVLLDITVPELNILDAFEDVEYERTTVDVSLMDSSKTLQVETYVWVNKRDPDLHGEWDFEEWKVLHKGDFLKMTMEFSEEMELPESKTRVATYESFYAQEENKSKP